In Sebaldella termitidis ATCC 33386, one DNA window encodes the following:
- a CDS encoding GlsB/YeaQ/YmgE family stress response membrane protein, giving the protein MGILESLIVGAVAGIIAKALMGERYSFIVTIIIGCIGGLIGGLIFHGTYGLFAQILVSAVGAIIFLVILGFFKRKF; this is encoded by the coding sequence ATGGGTATACTTGAATCGCTCATAGTAGGTGCAGTAGCCGGAATTATAGCAAAGGCACTTATGGGGGAAAGATATAGTTTCATAGTAACAATTATTATAGGATGCATAGGTGGTCTGATTGGCGGACTTATATTCCATGGTACTTATGGATTGTTTGCGCAAATACTGGTTTCAGCTGTAGGAGCTATTATATTTTTAGTAATCCTCGGTTTTTTTAAAAGAAAATTCTAA
- a CDS encoding GNAT family N-acetyltransferase → MLNHQGTEIIETERLLLRKFKYSDTENMLKYWISDPAVQHMYSEPVYSTKDEVKELLEKYIKNYEKEDYYRWAIIDRKENVCIGQIAFFLVDNKNHFAEIEYCVGRDFQGKGLATEAARALLNFGFGKVNFHRIQICHKEHNLASKAVILKCGFNFEGGLRDFFFMGDTYVTRMYYSLLKNEWNTSNKS, encoded by the coding sequence ATGCTAAATCATCAGGGAACTGAAATTATAGAAACAGAAAGACTGTTATTAAGAAAATTCAAATACAGCGATACGGAAAATATGCTGAAATACTGGATCAGCGACCCGGCTGTGCAGCATATGTATTCTGAACCTGTCTATTCCACAAAAGACGAAGTAAAAGAACTGCTGGAGAAATATATAAAAAACTATGAAAAAGAGGATTACTACCGATGGGCGATAATTGACAGGAAAGAAAATGTCTGTATAGGTCAGATAGCCTTTTTTCTGGTAGACAATAAGAATCATTTTGCAGAAATAGAATATTGTGTGGGAAGAGATTTTCAGGGGAAGGGACTGGCAACAGAAGCTGCGCGGGCATTACTGAATTTCGGATTTGGGAAAGTAAATTTTCACAGAATTCAAATTTGTCATAAAGAGCATAATCTTGCATCCAAGGCAGTAATATTGAAATGCGGGTTTAACTTTGAGGGAGGTCTGCGGGATTTCTTTTTTATGGGTGATACTTATGTTACCAGAATGTACTACTCACTTTTGAAAAATGAGTGGAATACATCAAATAAATCATAG
- the treR gene encoding trehalose operon repressor translates to MGKIKYDKIYEDLKEKIESEVYKNQQKLPSENNLVKEYKCSRNTLRRAVAQLASSGYVQSLHGKGVYVIYEQHKKPDFMLGDIESFKEAGIRNSSENKTKVVCFSELTADESISRKTGIPEGTDIYYIQRVRFMDSQALIIDHNYYRKDIVKDLTLEIAEDSIYEYIENELNEKVITTKRIITVEKAGKDDFRYLNLQEYNCVAVISNYTYNADGIMFEYTQSRHRPDYFMFFGQAQRIKKS, encoded by the coding sequence ATGGGAAAAATAAAATATGACAAGATATATGAAGACCTTAAGGAAAAAATCGAGTCGGAAGTATATAAAAACCAGCAAAAGCTTCCATCTGAAAATAATTTGGTAAAGGAATATAAATGTTCGCGCAATACATTAAGAAGAGCAGTGGCACAGCTGGCATCAAGCGGTTATGTACAGAGCCTTCACGGAAAAGGTGTGTATGTAATATATGAACAGCATAAAAAACCGGATTTCATGCTTGGGGATATTGAGAGCTTTAAAGAGGCCGGCATAAGAAACAGCAGTGAAAATAAAACAAAAGTTGTCTGTTTTTCCGAGCTGACTGCTGATGAGAGCATAAGCAGAAAAACTGGTATTCCTGAAGGAACTGATATATATTATATTCAGAGAGTAAGATTTATGGACAGTCAGGCATTGATAATAGACCATAATTATTACAGGAAAGATATAGTAAAGGATCTTACCCTGGAGATAGCAGAGGATTCCATATATGAATATATAGAAAACGAGCTGAATGAAAAGGTAATTACGACCAAACGTATTATTACCGTGGAAAAAGCCGGAAAAGACGATTTCAGATACCTGAATCTCCAAGAATATAACTGTGTAGCGGTAATAAGTAATTATACCTATAATGCTGACGGGATAATGTTCGAGTATACGCAGTCAAGACACAGACCGGATTATTTTATGTTTTTCGGGCAGGCGCAGAGAATAAAAAAGAGCTGA
- a CDS encoding uracil-DNA glycosylase produces MKVILDKKLINEKGLKDFDLDPVNKDLVAVGKKLYFVSQDLEGKVIIKELGGKLKNIEGVKFIKEENQLFVSNSFLVLTMYGEIFKYYDRKHKASKTVFSMERTPDYINFTTNGKIIYLMDDTLYSYNPNSEMTIKKPVINKNNENRGKYKIYVNGENIVLKHRALHSQENTISIFDEKLEEIFNIKTVKNHIYSSISELQYIAGTEDGEVEIWDVITKELYNSVKISDYRISYIEKTKENYLLGLSSGELIITDEKFRIEKKLNLHKGDILKIKANDERIFTLGMDYNILSLKILKNEETDIERRGFMQEYNINDEYFEFFTYERIEAVRNFIRELKIKNISYNPKENLIFKVFSEPLSEQKICIPVKEPYTQGNTATGLALEMEKNSWTDPELNNSLRNILKLLYKTYMGTSKDLNYIREDIEKHIFNILPPDKIFKYWQKNGVLLLNTVLTIAETKAADHSKFWTPFTQELLEFISEKNKNITYFLWGKDVQAFEKNIKSGEIIKHNHPSVWGNPENEKDFLNSSSFEKTKGIINWLGCEMERKTTLF; encoded by the coding sequence ATGAAAGTAATATTGGATAAAAAGTTAATAAATGAAAAAGGATTAAAGGATTTTGATCTGGATCCTGTTAATAAAGACCTTGTTGCTGTGGGGAAGAAGCTTTATTTTGTATCGCAGGATTTGGAAGGAAAAGTAATTATTAAGGAACTCGGCGGAAAATTGAAGAATATAGAGGGAGTAAAATTTATAAAGGAAGAAAATCAGCTCTTTGTATCAAATTCTTTTCTTGTTCTGACTATGTACGGGGAGATTTTCAAATATTATGACAGAAAACATAAAGCGTCCAAAACAGTGTTTTCTATGGAAAGAACACCTGATTATATAAATTTTACCACAAATGGGAAGATAATATATCTGATGGACGATACTCTTTATTCATATAATCCTAATTCCGAAATGACTATAAAAAAGCCTGTTATTAATAAAAATAATGAAAACAGAGGGAAATACAAAATATATGTAAACGGTGAAAATATAGTATTAAAGCATCGTGCACTTCATTCACAGGAAAATACCATAAGTATTTTTGATGAGAAGCTGGAAGAGATTTTTAATATAAAAACTGTAAAAAATCATATATACTCAAGTATATCAGAACTTCAATATATTGCAGGCACAGAAGACGGAGAAGTGGAAATATGGGATGTGATCACAAAAGAGCTTTATAATTCCGTGAAGATAAGCGACTATCGCATATCTTACATTGAAAAGACAAAGGAAAATTACCTTCTAGGTCTCTCTTCGGGAGAATTAATCATAACAGACGAAAAATTCAGAATAGAGAAAAAGCTGAATCTTCATAAAGGCGATATTTTGAAAATAAAGGCCAATGATGAAAGAATATTCACACTTGGAATGGATTATAATATATTAAGTCTGAAAATATTGAAAAATGAGGAAACTGATATTGAAAGACGCGGCTTTATGCAGGAATATAATATAAATGACGAATATTTTGAGTTTTTTACTTATGAAAGAATAGAAGCTGTAAGAAATTTTATAAGAGAATTAAAAATAAAAAATATATCATATAATCCAAAGGAAAATCTTATATTTAAAGTATTTTCAGAGCCGCTTTCGGAACAAAAAATATGTATACCGGTAAAAGAGCCGTATACTCAGGGAAATACCGCAACAGGACTTGCATTGGAAATGGAAAAAAATTCATGGACTGATCCCGAACTGAATAATTCTTTGAGAAACATACTGAAATTGCTTTATAAAACATATATGGGCACTTCAAAAGATTTGAATTATATAAGGGAAGATATAGAAAAGCATATATTTAATATTCTTCCTCCGGACAAAATTTTTAAATACTGGCAGAAAAACGGAGTACTTCTTTTGAATACGGTTTTGACAATTGCGGAAACAAAAGCAGCTGATCATAGTAAATTTTGGACACCTTTTACACAGGAACTGCTGGAATTTATCTCAGAAAAAAATAAAAATATCACATATTTTTTATGGGGAAAAGATGTGCAGGCATTTGAGAAAAATATAAAAAGCGGAGAAATAATCAAACATAATCATCCGTCTGTATGGGGAAATCCTGAAAATGAGAAAGATTTTTTGAACAGCAGCTCATTTGAGAAAACAAAAGGAATTATAAACTGGCTTGGGTGTGAAATGGAACGAAAGACGACATTATTTTAA
- the polA gene encoding DNA polymerase I: MPKAVILDTSAIMYRTHFALMGMRNSKGKATGATYGFINTLNLIIKEFSPDYLVACLDVKRSELKRTSELTEYKAHREDMPEELVYQIPKIMEVLDAYNIPKYKVDGYEADDVIATLAKKFSDDNNEVFIVTGDKDLMQLIKDNINIALLGKGDGKSQFKYIQTEQDVVEYLGVRPDQVIDLFGLMGDKSDGIPGIQGIGPKTGVELISKYGNLETLYENIEEIKGKRKEKLENEKENAFLSRELATVHMDLDVEYNKEKLKYEEKNMDKLIPLYKEMEFKRFLEDAERAKKIANPLQGTLFQTAVQEKIPAVKEEKKETPFQYEIIETLEKAEEITKIIGDEVTVFDNELGFGISNKEKNYYIPAAIISDKADFLKKFKDKNVNAYNIKELFKSGLEYKDYFDIMLVWYVLGTEAAQDLESIIFSEFQVLLEKYEVEFKKQNMDEVSPERKAEFLTKRSYYMTRLKEILGHRLEAEGLNNVYENIEKKLVPVLADMEKKGILIDPDYFGKYGNELKNNLAEIEKNIYGLAGEEFNINSPKQLSEILFEKMMLDPVKKTKTGYSTDVEVLEVLAAQGVEVAEKILEYRGYTKLLTTYVEPLPKLADSENRIHTTFHQNGTATGRLSSSNPNIQNIPVKTDEGIKIRRGFVSEEGWSFISFDYSQIELRVLAELSEDETLILAYQKDKDLHDLTARKLFFKTDEEPVSREERSIAKVINFSILYGKTPFGLSKELKIPMGDAKLYINKYFEEYPRVRTFLNSVLQEAKLNGFVETLYGTRRYITGINSSNKNIEAQADRMAVNTVVQGTAANIIKIVMVKLYEEFKDKEDINMLLQVHDELIFEVKNESVDKYLKEIDNIMENTIKLKNVRLAANGNVGKNWGELK, encoded by the coding sequence ATGCCAAAAGCCGTAATATTAGATACAAGTGCCATTATGTACAGAACACACTTTGCTCTTATGGGAATGAGGAATTCCAAGGGGAAAGCTACAGGTGCGACATATGGTTTTATAAATACCCTGAACCTTATAATAAAGGAGTTTTCTCCTGATTATCTGGTTGCCTGCCTTGATGTCAAGAGATCCGAGCTGAAAAGAACCTCAGAGCTTACTGAGTATAAAGCTCACAGAGAGGATATGCCGGAAGAACTGGTATATCAGATTCCTAAAATAATGGAAGTTTTGGATGCCTATAATATACCTAAGTATAAAGTAGACGGCTACGAGGCGGACGATGTCATTGCCACGCTTGCCAAGAAGTTTTCGGATGATAATAATGAGGTATTTATAGTAACAGGTGATAAAGATCTTATGCAGCTTATAAAGGATAATATAAATATAGCACTGCTGGGAAAAGGAGACGGTAAAAGCCAGTTTAAATATATACAGACAGAGCAGGATGTAGTAGAATATCTCGGAGTAAGACCTGATCAGGTAATAGATCTTTTCGGTCTTATGGGAGATAAGTCGGACGGAATTCCGGGAATACAGGGAATAGGGCCTAAAACCGGAGTGGAGCTGATATCAAAATACGGAAATCTTGAAACATTATATGAGAATATAGAAGAGATAAAGGGGAAAAGAAAAGAAAAGCTGGAAAATGAAAAAGAAAATGCATTTTTGAGCAGAGAACTGGCAACAGTTCATATGGATCTTGATGTAGAATATAATAAAGAAAAGCTTAAATATGAAGAAAAAAATATGGATAAGCTCATACCTTTATATAAAGAAATGGAATTCAAAAGATTTCTTGAGGATGCAGAGCGTGCGAAAAAGATCGCGAATCCGCTTCAGGGAACTTTATTTCAGACAGCTGTACAGGAAAAAATACCTGCTGTGAAAGAGGAAAAAAAAGAGACTCCGTTTCAGTATGAAATAATAGAGACTTTGGAAAAGGCAGAGGAAATAACAAAAATAATAGGTGATGAAGTAACTGTATTTGATAATGAGCTGGGATTTGGAATTTCCAATAAAGAAAAGAATTATTATATTCCTGCGGCAATTATTTCAGATAAAGCAGATTTTCTGAAAAAATTTAAGGATAAGAATGTAAATGCTTATAATATAAAAGAGCTTTTTAAGTCAGGCCTTGAATATAAGGATTACTTTGATATTATGCTTGTCTGGTATGTATTGGGAACTGAAGCAGCACAGGATCTGGAAAGTATAATTTTTTCAGAGTTTCAGGTACTTTTGGAGAAGTATGAGGTGGAATTTAAGAAGCAAAATATGGATGAAGTTTCTCCTGAAAGAAAAGCGGAGTTTCTTACAAAAAGATCTTATTATATGACGAGATTAAAGGAAATTCTCGGACATCGTCTGGAAGCAGAAGGCTTGAATAACGTTTATGAAAATATAGAAAAGAAACTGGTTCCTGTTCTTGCTGATATGGAGAAAAAAGGCATACTGATAGATCCGGACTATTTTGGAAAATATGGAAACGAGCTGAAAAATAATCTTGCTGAAATTGAGAAAAATATATATGGACTTGCAGGTGAGGAATTTAATATTAATTCTCCAAAGCAGCTTTCGGAAATATTATTTGAAAAAATGATGCTTGATCCGGTAAAGAAAACCAAAACCGGATATTCGACAGATGTAGAGGTTCTTGAAGTTCTTGCAGCACAGGGTGTGGAGGTAGCAGAAAAGATACTGGAATACAGAGGTTATACCAAGCTTTTGACAACATATGTAGAGCCGCTTCCAAAGCTGGCAGACAGTGAAAACAGAATTCATACTACATTTCATCAGAATGGTACTGCTACAGGAAGACTTTCTTCAAGTAATCCCAATATACAAAATATCCCGGTAAAAACAGACGAGGGAATAAAAATAAGAAGAGGATTTGTTTCTGAAGAAGGATGGAGCTTTATATCTTTTGACTATTCACAGATAGAGCTCAGAGTATTGGCAGAACTGTCAGAGGACGAGACTCTCATACTGGCATACCAAAAGGACAAAGATCTTCATGACCTTACTGCAAGAAAGCTGTTTTTTAAAACAGATGAGGAGCCGGTAAGCAGAGAGGAAAGAAGTATTGCAAAGGTAATAAATTTCAGTATTTTATACGGGAAAACTCCTTTCGGACTGTCAAAGGAGCTGAAAATACCTATGGGCGATGCAAAGCTGTATATAAATAAGTACTTTGAGGAATATCCCAGAGTAAGAACATTTTTGAATAGTGTACTTCAGGAGGCAAAGCTGAACGGCTTTGTAGAAACATTATATGGGACAAGAAGATATATTACTGGAATAAATTCTTCGAATAAAAATATAGAAGCACAGGCTGACAGAATGGCTGTAAATACTGTCGTTCAGGGAACAGCGGCTAACATCATAAAAATAGTAATGGTAAAGCTGTATGAAGAATTTAAAGATAAGGAAGATATAAATATGCTGCTTCAGGTTCATGATGAACTTATCTTTGAAGTGAAGAATGAGTCTGTGGACAAGTATCTGAAAGAAATAGACAATATTATGGAAAATACAATAAAGCTGAAAAATGTAAGGCTTGCAGCAAACGGCAATGTGGGAAAAAACTGGGGAGAGCTGAAATAA
- a CDS encoding GNAT family N-acetyltransferase: protein MEKVIKKFDELTLNELYDILKLRVDIFVVEQNCPYGELDNKDKESIHIFYRENGEITAYLRIIPKFLSYESVSMGRICVKQEFRSRKLGREIVKDAINYIEKDLKEYIITIGAQEYLKDFYVSFDFKPVSDIYDEDGIKHLDMQRKCLGATE, encoded by the coding sequence ATGGAAAAAGTAATAAAAAAGTTCGATGAGCTGACTCTGAATGAACTGTATGATATCCTTAAGCTGAGGGTAGACATATTTGTAGTGGAGCAAAACTGTCCGTATGGTGAGCTTGACAATAAAGACAAGGAATCCATACATATTTTTTACAGGGAAAATGGTGAAATTACTGCTTATCTGCGTATTATTCCGAAGTTTCTTTCTTATGAATCCGTATCAATGGGAAGAATATGCGTAAAACAGGAATTCAGAAGCAGAAAGCTGGGCAGGGAAATAGTAAAGGATGCAATAAATTATATAGAAAAAGATTTGAAGGAATATATAATTACAATAGGAGCTCAGGAATATCTGAAGGATTTTTATGTATCTTTTGATTTTAAGCCTGTATCTGATATATATGACGAGGACGGAATAAAGCATCTGGATATGCAGAGAAAATGTTTGGGCGCAACAGAATAA
- a CDS encoding GNAT family N-acetyltransferase has translation MELLIKKYDKLTLDELYALIEARIEVFIVGQIGAYQDLDFKDTESYHLLYKDGREVAAYLRIVPKGVGYDKISFGRVLVKEKYRGKQFGRLIVENAVKFITDELKEQEIKIGAQKYLEKFYESCGFKTVSDTYDVLGIEHVDMIYKL, from the coding sequence ATGGAACTGCTTATAAAAAAATATGACAAACTTACGCTTGACGAGCTTTATGCATTAATAGAGGCAAGAATAGAGGTATTTATAGTAGGTCAGATAGGGGCATATCAGGATCTTGACTTTAAGGATACAGAAAGCTATCATCTTTTGTATAAGGACGGCAGAGAAGTGGCGGCATATCTAAGAATAGTCCCGAAAGGAGTCGGATACGACAAAATTTCTTTTGGAAGGGTTCTTGTAAAAGAAAAATACAGAGGAAAACAATTTGGAAGATTAATAGTGGAAAATGCCGTGAAATTCATCACGGATGAATTAAAAGAGCAGGAGATAAAAATAGGGGCACAGAAATATCTGGAAAAATTTTATGAATCATGCGGTTTTAAAACTGTATCAGACACTTATGATGTTTTAGGAATAGAGCATGTGGATATGATTTATAAACTATGA
- a CDS encoding AEC family transporter yields MFLTKIMVINMYFILGYFMKKIKILKEEDGNTLLRMAFYIFLPAILFQSIRKIDFTPGYLAYPLVILVMYLFIAIMVLTYLKIKKTEKDTMKIVAGYFSMANIGFLYPFYIAIFGEENVWRLGLLDFGNSIFVYAVSYAYIVGAERKRDLAKKVFTAPGIIALALALACNFAGIKFFTPVEDFLNQLGNLTGFSMLFSLGLFFNFRLGELKESIKIVFAKEILKFIILLIIYNLNIEFYIKSAFMLIIVSPVASSLLNFSLFARLDTKFVSKLISISMLISFIEIPIVVYFLQKLQY; encoded by the coding sequence ATGTTTTTGACAAAAATAATGGTTATAAACATGTACTTTATACTAGGCTATTTTATGAAGAAAATAAAGATACTGAAGGAAGAAGACGGGAATACGCTGTTAAGAATGGCATTTTATATATTTCTTCCGGCAATTCTGTTTCAGTCAATAAGAAAAATAGACTTTACGCCCGGATATCTGGCATATCCGCTGGTAATTCTGGTAATGTATCTGTTTATAGCAATAATGGTTCTCACATATTTGAAGATAAAAAAAACTGAAAAAGATACTATGAAAATAGTAGCGGGTTATTTTTCAATGGCAAATATAGGTTTTTTATACCCGTTTTATATAGCGATATTTGGTGAAGAAAATGTCTGGAGACTGGGACTTTTGGATTTCGGAAATTCTATATTTGTTTATGCAGTATCATATGCATATATAGTAGGAGCAGAGCGTAAAAGAGATCTGGCAAAAAAGGTATTTACCGCTCCCGGGATAATAGCTTTAGCTCTTGCATTGGCATGTAATTTTGCAGGAATAAAATTTTTTACACCTGTAGAGGATTTTTTAAACCAGCTTGGGAATCTTACAGGTTTTTCAATGCTGTTTTCTCTCGGATTATTTTTTAATTTTAGACTGGGCGAGCTGAAAGAAAGTATAAAAATAGTTTTTGCCAAAGAGATACTGAAGTTTATAATTCTTTTGATAATTTATAATCTGAATATAGAATTTTATATCAAAAGTGCATTTATGCTTATAATAGTGTCGCCTGTAGCGTCAAGCCTTCTGAATTTTTCGCTTTTTGCAAGGCTGGATACTAAATTTGTATCAAAGCTTATTTCTATATCAATGTTAATTTCTTTTATAGAAATACCCATAGTTGTTTATTTTCTACAAAAACTTCAATATTAA
- a CDS encoding fructose-bisphosphatase class III encodes MLNNYCKILSKYYDNIAKVSKEIINLEAILNLPKSTEHFITDIHGEYESFSHILRNASGYIRMKIDEEFSDLMLQEKKDLATLVYYPKEWLKAKAKHRDQKNWYKVTLERLVILCKVVSSKYSRSKVRKALPENYSYIIEELLHENSYNNIDRKQYYNGILESIIELNRADDFIVELSKVIRRLAVDHLHIVGDIYDRGPAPHLVMDELMNHHSLDIQWGNHDILWAGAAAGSTACIYNVLRICMKYNNLESVEDGYGINLLPLARFAMKTYKNTNCKIFEPKINNDENISLDDIKLIAQMHKAVTVIQLKLEGKIIKESPEYNMDDRLFLDKIDFSKKTVRIDGKDYHMLDTDFPTFDTVDPYKLNKEEEELTEKLKNSFQKSEKLQKHVKFLILKGGIYLKYNSNLLYHACIPMEENKEFKKIEIFGKFYYGKNFLDKIDMLIREYYLTENKPKKKFGSDFFWYLWCHKDSPLFGKDKMATFERYFIADKLTHKEIENPYFVHRDKEKVCNMILENFDLDITKSHIINGHMPVIVRKGESPIKANGKLLVIDGGLSKAYQKKTGIAGYTLIYNSYGLLLTTHGPFISTQEAIESGHDILTISEVVRKSDRKFVKDTDIGMEISEEISELKYLLTSYKEGIIKEKNI; translated from the coding sequence ATGCTTAATAATTATTGTAAAATTTTATCAAAATATTATGATAATATTGCAAAGGTGTCGAAGGAAATAATTAATCTCGAAGCAATACTTAATCTTCCTAAATCAACAGAGCATTTTATAACTGATATACACGGCGAATATGAATCATTCAGCCATATATTAAGAAATGCTTCCGGTTATATCAGAATGAAGATAGACGAAGAATTCAGCGACTTAATGCTTCAGGAGAAAAAAGATCTTGCGACTTTGGTTTATTATCCGAAAGAATGGCTTAAAGCTAAAGCGAAACACAGAGATCAGAAAAACTGGTATAAAGTAACACTTGAAAGACTGGTTATACTATGTAAGGTGGTTTCTTCAAAATACAGCCGTTCTAAGGTGAGAAAAGCCCTGCCTGAGAATTATTCTTATATCATTGAAGAGCTTCTGCATGAAAATTCCTATAATAATATCGACCGCAAGCAGTATTATAACGGTATACTGGAGTCAATAATAGAGCTCAACAGGGCTGATGACTTTATTGTAGAATTATCTAAAGTAATAAGAAGGCTTGCAGTAGATCATCTGCATATAGTAGGAGATATTTATGACAGGGGGCCGGCTCCGCATCTCGTAATGGACGAGCTGATGAACCATCATTCCCTTGATATACAATGGGGAAATCATGACATTCTGTGGGCCGGGGCAGCGGCAGGTTCTACCGCATGTATTTATAATGTACTCAGAATCTGCATGAAGTATAATAACCTTGAGAGTGTAGAGGACGGCTACGGCATAAATTTACTGCCTCTTGCAAGATTTGCAATGAAAACATATAAAAATACAAATTGTAAGATATTTGAACCAAAAATAAATAATGATGAAAATATATCACTGGATGATATAAAGCTGATTGCCCAGATGCATAAAGCAGTTACCGTGATACAGCTGAAGCTGGAAGGAAAAATCATTAAAGAAAGTCCTGAATATAATATGGATGACAGACTTTTTCTTGATAAAATTGATTTTTCAAAGAAGACAGTGAGAATAGACGGTAAGGATTATCATATGCTTGATACTGACTTTCCCACATTTGATACTGTTGATCCGTATAAACTAAATAAAGAAGAAGAGGAACTTACAGAAAAACTTAAAAACAGTTTTCAAAAAAGTGAGAAACTGCAGAAACATGTAAAATTTTTAATTTTAAAAGGCGGAATTTATTTGAAATATAATTCTAATTTACTGTATCATGCATGTATTCCTATGGAAGAAAACAAAGAATTTAAGAAAATAGAGATATTTGGAAAATTTTATTACGGGAAAAATTTTCTTGATAAAATTGACATGCTGATAAGAGAGTATTATCTCACAGAAAATAAACCGAAAAAGAAATTCGGGTCGGATTTTTTCTGGTATCTGTGGTGCCATAAAGACTCGCCTTTGTTCGGAAAAGATAAAATGGCGACATTTGAAAGATATTTTATTGCGGACAAGCTTACCCATAAAGAAATAGAGAACCCGTATTTTGTACATCGGGATAAAGAAAAAGTATGTAATATGATATTGGAAAATTTTGATCTGGATATAACAAAATCACATATAATAAACGGTCATATGCCTGTAATTGTAAGAAAAGGAGAAAGCCCCATAAAAGCCAACGGAAAGCTTCTGGTAATAGACGGCGGACTTTCCAAAGCATATCAGAAAAAAACCGGTATAGCAGGATATACTCTGATTTATAATTCATACGGACTGCTTCTTACTACACACGGACCGTTTATATCTACACAGGAAGCAATAGAGTCCGGGCATGATATTCTTACAATAAGTGAAGTAGTCAGAAAAAGTGACAGAAAATTTGTGAAAGATACCGATATAGGTATGGAAATATCGGAAGAAATATCAGAATTAAAGTATTTGTTAACTTCATATAAAGAAGGAATAATCAAAGAAAAAAATATTTAA